From a region of the Malania oleifera isolate guangnan ecotype guangnan chromosome 12, ASM2987363v1, whole genome shotgun sequence genome:
- the LOC131144241 gene encoding sucrose transport protein SUC3 isoform X2, whose product MLFKVWKKAAFYTCWISHDLSCYIGYLLGDTKEHCSTFKGTRTRAAIVFIIGFWMLDLANNTVQGPARALLADLSGPDQRNSANAVFCTWMAVGNILGFSSGASGKWHRWFPFLTSRACCEACGNLKAAFLIAVVFLTFCTLVTLYFAEEVPLPAKQSHRQSDSAPLLNDSQQVGFDRSNSRSEVSVFEHTSENGADSGYEMEKNSKHPNPAVEEDKNESFNDGPGAVLVNLLTTLRHLPPAMHSVLVVMALSWLSWFPFFLFDTDWMGREVYHGDPKGDIAEVRAYDQGVREGAFGLLLNSVVLGISSFLIEPMCQWMGARIVWAMSNFIVFACMAGTAIISLVSVIEYSKGIQHVIGGNESIRIASLVVFALLGFPLSITYSVPFSVTADLTADSGGGQGLAIGVLNLAIVVPQMIVSLGAGPWDALFGGGNIPAFVLASVFALAAGIIATMKLPNLSSSSFKSAGFHFG is encoded by the exons ATGCTCTTCAAAGTATGGAAGAAGGCGGCCTTTTATACTTGCTGGATCTCTCATGATCTCAGTTGCT ACATTGGATATTTGTTAGGGGATACAAAGGAGCATTGCAG TACATTCAAAGGTACTCGAACAAGAGCAGCAATTGTTTTCATCATTGGGTTTTGGATGCTGGATCTTGCTAACAATACAGTGCAG gGCCCAGCTCGTGCACTCCTGGCTGATTTATCAG GCCCTGATCAACGAAACTCAGCAAATGCTGTGTTTTGCACTTGGATGGCTGTGGGAAACATCCTAGGATTTTCTTCTGGTGCTAGTGGGAAGTGGCACAG ATGGTTTCCTTTCTTGACTAGTAGAGCTTGTTGCGAAGCTTGTGGAAATCTTAAAGCTGCGTTCCTCATCGCGGTG GTTTTTCTAACCTTTTGTACGCTTGTGACACTGTATTTCGCTGAGGAGGTCCCGCTGCCTGCAAAGCAATCCCACCGTCAATCAGATTCTGCGCCTCTGTTGAATGATTCCCAACAAGTTGGCTTTGATCGTTCAAATTCAAGATCCGAAGTATCTGTTTTTGAGCATACCTCTGAGAATGGTGCTGATAGTGGTTATGAAATGGAGAAAAATTCAAAACATCCTAACCCAGCAGTTGAGGAAGATAAAAATGAAAGTTTCAATGATGGACCTGGAGCAGTGTTGGTTAATTTGCTTACTACCTTAAGGCATTTGCCGCCTGCAATGCATTCGGTGCTTGTTGTCATGGCTCTTAGTTGG CTTTCGTggtttcccttttttctttttgatacGGATTGGATGGGGAGAGAGGTTTATCACGGGGACCCAAAAGGCGACATCGCCGAAGTGCGAGCCTATGATCAAGGTGTGAGAGAAGGTGCATTCGGTTTGCTATTGAATTCA GTTGTTCTTGGCATTAGCTCTTTCCTTATTGAACCAATGTGTCAGTGGATGGGTGCAAGAATAGTATGGGCAATGAGCAATTTTATTGTATTTGCCTGCATGGCGGGCACTGCTATCATTAGTCTGGTTTCTGTCATAGAATATTCCAAAGGGATTCAACATGTAATTGGAGGGAATGAATCAATCAGGATAGCTTCCCTGGTCGTCTTTGCACTTCTAGGCTTTCCCCTATCT ATTACCTATAGTGTACCCTTCTCTGTGACAGCAGATCTAACTGCTGATTCAGGTGGTGGCCAAG GATTAGCTATAGGAGTTCTCAATCTAGCAATTGTTGTTCCTCAG ATGATTGTATCCCTTGGAGCGGGTCCCTGGGATGCTCTATTTGGCGGAGGAAATATACCTGCATTCGTTCTGGCCTCAGTCTTTGCCCTTGCAGCTGGTATTATTGCAACTATGAAGCTGCCAAACCTCTCAAGCAGTTCCTTCAAGTCAGCTGGTTTTCATTTTGGATGA
- the LOC131144241 gene encoding sucrose transport protein SUC3 isoform X1, translating into MDSVSIRVPYKNLKQAEVELVGVDEAQHRIDRNSTVSNGTSDLSPSTPSPTPLPSKHCTLITLILSCMVAAGVQFGWALQLSLLTPYIQTLGIGHAFSSFIWLCGPITGLVVQPCVGIWSDKCSSKYGRRRPFILAGSLMISVAVIIIGFSADIGYLLGDTKEHCSTFKGTRTRAAIVFIIGFWMLDLANNTVQGPARALLADLSGPDQRNSANAVFCTWMAVGNILGFSSGASGKWHRWFPFLTSRACCEACGNLKAAFLIAVVFLTFCTLVTLYFAEEVPLPAKQSHRQSDSAPLLNDSQQVGFDRSNSRSEVSVFEHTSENGADSGYEMEKNSKHPNPAVEEDKNESFNDGPGAVLVNLLTTLRHLPPAMHSVLVVMALSWLSWFPFFLFDTDWMGREVYHGDPKGDIAEVRAYDQGVREGAFGLLLNSVVLGISSFLIEPMCQWMGARIVWAMSNFIVFACMAGTAIISLVSVIEYSKGIQHVIGGNESIRIASLVVFALLGFPLSITYSVPFSVTADLTADSGGGQGLAIGVLNLAIVVPQMIVSLGAGPWDALFGGGNIPAFVLASVFALAAGIIATMKLPNLSSSSFKSAGFHFG; encoded by the exons ATGGACTCGGTGTCGATCCGAGTTCCGTACAAGAATCTGAAGCAAGCCGAAGTGGAATTGGTGGGAGTGGACGAAGCTCAGCATAGGATCGACCGCAATTCTACTGTTTCCAACGGCACCTCCGATCTCTCGCCGTCCACCCCTTCTCCTACCCCTCTTCCATCCAAACACTGCACTCTCATCACCTTGATTCTTAGTTGCATGGTCGCCGCCGGCGTTCAATTCGGTTGGGCCTTGCAGCTTTCGCTTTTGACCCCCTACATACag ACACTTGGAATAGGACATgccttttcttcatttatttggCTTTGTGGCCCTATTACAGGCCTTGTG GTTCAACCGTGTGTTGGTATTTGGAGTGATAAATGCTCTTCAAAGTATGGAAGAAGGCGGCCTTTTATACTTGCTGGATCTCTCATGATCTCAGTTGCT GTGATAATAATTGGGTTTTCTGCAGACATTGGATATTTGTTAGGGGATACAAAGGAGCATTGCAG TACATTCAAAGGTACTCGAACAAGAGCAGCAATTGTTTTCATCATTGGGTTTTGGATGCTGGATCTTGCTAACAATACAGTGCAG gGCCCAGCTCGTGCACTCCTGGCTGATTTATCAG GCCCTGATCAACGAAACTCAGCAAATGCTGTGTTTTGCACTTGGATGGCTGTGGGAAACATCCTAGGATTTTCTTCTGGTGCTAGTGGGAAGTGGCACAG ATGGTTTCCTTTCTTGACTAGTAGAGCTTGTTGCGAAGCTTGTGGAAATCTTAAAGCTGCGTTCCTCATCGCGGTG GTTTTTCTAACCTTTTGTACGCTTGTGACACTGTATTTCGCTGAGGAGGTCCCGCTGCCTGCAAAGCAATCCCACCGTCAATCAGATTCTGCGCCTCTGTTGAATGATTCCCAACAAGTTGGCTTTGATCGTTCAAATTCAAGATCCGAAGTATCTGTTTTTGAGCATACCTCTGAGAATGGTGCTGATAGTGGTTATGAAATGGAGAAAAATTCAAAACATCCTAACCCAGCAGTTGAGGAAGATAAAAATGAAAGTTTCAATGATGGACCTGGAGCAGTGTTGGTTAATTTGCTTACTACCTTAAGGCATTTGCCGCCTGCAATGCATTCGGTGCTTGTTGTCATGGCTCTTAGTTGG CTTTCGTggtttcccttttttctttttgatacGGATTGGATGGGGAGAGAGGTTTATCACGGGGACCCAAAAGGCGACATCGCCGAAGTGCGAGCCTATGATCAAGGTGTGAGAGAAGGTGCATTCGGTTTGCTATTGAATTCA GTTGTTCTTGGCATTAGCTCTTTCCTTATTGAACCAATGTGTCAGTGGATGGGTGCAAGAATAGTATGGGCAATGAGCAATTTTATTGTATTTGCCTGCATGGCGGGCACTGCTATCATTAGTCTGGTTTCTGTCATAGAATATTCCAAAGGGATTCAACATGTAATTGGAGGGAATGAATCAATCAGGATAGCTTCCCTGGTCGTCTTTGCACTTCTAGGCTTTCCCCTATCT ATTACCTATAGTGTACCCTTCTCTGTGACAGCAGATCTAACTGCTGATTCAGGTGGTGGCCAAG GATTAGCTATAGGAGTTCTCAATCTAGCAATTGTTGTTCCTCAG ATGATTGTATCCCTTGGAGCGGGTCCCTGGGATGCTCTATTTGGCGGAGGAAATATACCTGCATTCGTTCTGGCCTCAGTCTTTGCCCTTGCAGCTGGTATTATTGCAACTATGAAGCTGCCAAACCTCTCAAGCAGTTCCTTCAAGTCAGCTGGTTTTCATTTTGGATGA